In Rhinatrema bivittatum chromosome 1, aRhiBiv1.1, whole genome shotgun sequence, a single genomic region encodes these proteins:
- the LOC115082241 gene encoding protein enabled homolog has product MPRVGQEGEPDDERPGPPPRRPQRLYRRLRLISDSSEEEEGGAHEHLEQPAEEEEQQRQGEVLEDTLADLLHDRPQDSSASDQPEPELVASHAVRLLLQQSASLPDVGRQEAESLRDTIREESQGLQQVIRDLCRATEKQTEVWTEMLQRLPPVQPQPPMAPWPFMGPWMHYPPPYWPPFPWMAPARAEEPAVGQPPAPQPALGYPWMAPPPPPAPPVMLPPPKPLLPLAIPSCSHELPQPPLPSEGSVSSGRNPLRRSSRLGQPKLPEG; this is encoded by the exons ATGCCTCGTGTAGGGCAGGAAG gggagccagatgatgagcgACCTGGACCTCCACCTAGACGACCCCAAAGGCTGTACCGTCGTCTGCGGTTGATCTCTGACTCatcggaagaggaggaagggggagcccATGAACACCTGGAACAGCCtgcggaggaagaggagcagcagcggcagggagAGGTGCTggaggacacactggctgatctgctTCATGATCGCCCGCAGGACAGCAGTGCTTCGGACCAGCCCGAACCTGAACTGGTTGCCAGTCATGCTGTGAGACTGCTATTACAGCAGAGTGCCAGCCTGCCTGATGTGGGGCGGCAGGAAGCAGAGTCCCtccgtgataccatcagggaggaatcacAAGGGCTTCAGCAGGTGATCCGGGACCTTTGCCGAGCTACTGAGAAACAAACTGAGGTGTGGACAGAGATGCTGCAGCGGTTGCCTCCTGTGCAGCCGCAGCCACCAATGGCACCATGGCCTTTCATGGGGCCctggatgcattaccctccaccttATTGGCCGCCCTTCCCATGGATGGCACCTGCCCGTGCAGAAGAGCCCGCTGTGGGACAGCCACCTGCGCCTCAGCCTGCCCTAGGCTATCCATGGatggcacccccacccccacctgcgCCACCTGTCATGCTTCCACCACCaaagccgctgctgccactggctataccttcctgcagccatgaactgcCCCAACCTCCTCTGCCCTCTGAGGGTAGCGTCAGCAGTGGGAGGAATCCACTGCGCAGAAGCTCCAGGTTGGGGCAGCCAAAGCTTCCTGAGGGCTGA